The Arachis hypogaea cultivar Tifrunner chromosome 16, arahy.Tifrunner.gnm2.J5K5, whole genome shotgun sequence genome contains a region encoding:
- the LOC112754634 gene encoding 70 kDa peptidyl-prolyl isomerase, which yields MAVSPPLPSQSLEAEFEAQNSESPLLQIGNDGLTKRVIRKGLTWQTPFFGDEVEVNFRGQVENGASLESSYDKGSSFRFKLGQCEVIKGWDEGVGSMKKGERAIFKMPPNLAYGEVGSPPLVPPNATLIFEIELLSWNTIRDLNGDGGIIKKILKEGDGWATPKDADEVLVKYEAMLESGMLVSNSDQGVEFNVSEGYLCPAMSVAVKTMRKGEVAELALKFSYGIIQNPDRIKEPDGFLQPDFKIITIKLELVSWKIVTDVTGDKKILKKIKKSGEGFDRPNEGSHVKVIYSCKQKDGTIIQKKGSEEEPFEFTIQEGQVPEGLERAIMTMKKAEQALVTISADYFSDNNSQGEGEDTPNNNNNSNNKVLYYEVELVDFVKEKPFWKMDNQEKLEACEKKKHDGNLMFKAENFRRASMEYEKAVKCIEFDHSFSEDEKSHADTLRLSCNLNNAACKLKLGDYTEASRLCTKVLEKDPLNVKALYRRCQAYLKTSDLEKAEVDIKRALIIDPNNRDIKVEYKELKLKQKEYNKYESNIFGTMFSRMS from the exons ATGGCAGTGTCTCCTCCTCTTCCAAGCCAGTCTTTGGAAGCTGAATTTGAAGCTCAGAACTCTGAATCCCCACTCTTGCAAATTGGAAATGATGGCCTCACTAAACGTGTTATAAGGAAAGGTCTCACTTGGCAAACTCCATTCTTTGGAGACGAAGTTGAAG TTAATTTCAGAGGACAAGTTGAAAATGGAGCATCTCTTGAATCCAGTTATGATAAAGGGTCCTCGTTTCGTTTCAAATTAGGCCAAT GTGAAGTTATCAAGGGTTGGGATGAAGGAGTTGGGAGCATGAAGAAAGGGGAGAGAGCAATCTTCAAAATGCCACCTAACTTGGCGTATGGGGAAGTAGGGTCTCCACCACTGGTTCCTCCCAACGCGACTCTCATTTTCGAAATCGAATTGCTATCTTGGAATACCATTAGAGACTTGAATGGTGATGGAGGAATCATCAAAAAGATTCTAAAAGAGGGAGATGGATGGGCTACCCCTAAAGACGCTGATGAAGTTCTAG TGAAATATGAAGCAATGCTAGAGAGTGGCATGCTTGTCTCTAACTCTGACCAAGGTGTGGAATTTAATGTAAGTGAAG GCTATCTATGTCCTGCCATGAGTGTAGCAGTTAAGACCATGAGAAAGGGTGAGGTGGCAGAGCTAGCTTTGAAATTCTCTT ATGGAATCATTCAAAATCCAGATAGAATCAAGGAGCCTGATGGTTTTCTCCAACCGGATTTCAAGATAATAACCATCAAACTAGAGTTAGTATCATGGAAAATTGTGACCGATGTCACAGGCGATAAGAAAATATTGAAGAAAATTAAGAAAtctggtgaggggttcgatcgtcCCAACGAAGGATCTCATGTGAAAG TTATATATTCATGTAAACAAAAAGATGGAACAATTATTCAGAAGAAAGGATCAGAGGAAGAACCTTTTGAGTTCACAATTCAAGAAG gACAGGTGCCTGAGGGTCTAGAAAGAGCAATAATGACAATGAAAAAAGCAGAACAAGCTCTTGTGACTATCAGTGCTGATTATTTTAGTGACAACAATTCACAGGGAGAAGGAGAAGACACacctaacaataacaataatagtaataataaagtcCTTTACTATGAAGTTGAATTGGTTGATTTCGTTAAG GAGAAACCATTTTGGAAGATGGACAACCAAGAGAAATTAGAAGCTTGTGAGAAGAAGAAGCATGATGGGAATTTGATGTTTAAGGCTGAAAATTTCAGGCGTGCATCCATGGAATATGAAAAG GCTGTAAAATGCATAGAGTTTGATCATTCATTCAGTGAAGATGAGAAGAGTCATGCAGATACGTTACGGTTATCATGTAACTTGAATAATGCTGCTTGTAAACTCAAATTGGGGGACTACACTGAAGCTTCCAGATTATGCACAAAG GTACTAGAGAAAGACCCTTTAAATGTGAAGGCTCTATACAGAAGATGCCAAGCATACCTGAAAACATCAGATTTGGAGAAAGCTGAGGTTGATATTAAAAGAGCACTCATTATTGATCCAAATAACAG AGACATTAAAGTTGAGTACAAAGAGTTGAAGCTCAAGCAGAAGGAATACAATAAATATGAATCCAACATCTTCGGCACAATGTTTTCAAGGATGAGCTAG